A single window of Plutella xylostella chromosome 25, ilPluXylo3.1, whole genome shotgun sequence DNA harbors:
- the LOC125490548 gene encoding general transcription factor II-I repeat domain-containing protein 2A-like, with amino-acid sequence MPRAKKIFENLCFSARTCTRRTEDLGANLCEQLRDKAQSFDCFSLAMDESTDVSDTAQLLIFVRGIDENFTVYEELVKMCSLKGTTTREDLFHHVEKALNSLQLSWEKLTSVTTDGGKNMSGQNKGVVGRIISKVKDSGSTVPLIFHCIVHQEALCSKVISWKEKMDTVTSTVNYIRRNGLTHRQFQKFLEDLEADYGDVVYYCEVRWLSRGAVLERFFDLRKEIGNFMEMKGKPVEELTNKQWIIDLGFLTDLTKELNQLNKRLQGKNKLICDMYSDVKSFEMKLKLFIKHIDE; translated from the coding sequence ATGCCcagagcaaaaaaaatatttgaaaatctTTGTTTCTCTGCGAGAACTTGCACCCGACGTACTGAAGACTTGGGTGCTAATTTGTGTGAACAACTCAGGGACAAGGCGCAGTCTTTTGACTGCTTCTCTTTAGCGATGGATGAAAGTACGGACGTGTCGGATACAGCACAGCTACTCATATTTGTACGCGGCATTGACGAAAACTTTACTGTTTACGAAGAGCTTGTGAAAATGTGCAGTTTAAAAGGTACGACTACACGAGAAGATTTATTTCACCATGTGGAAAAAGCTCTGAACTCATTGCAATTAAGCTGGGAAAAGTTAACAAGTGTCACTACCGATGGAGGCAAGAACATGAGCGGTCAAAACAAAGGTGTTGTTGGGAGAATCATCAGCAAAGTGAAAGATTCTGGATCTACTGTGCCATTGATTTTCCACTGTATTGTCCATCAAGAGGCATTGTGCTCCAAAGTTATATCCTGGAAGGAAAAAATGGATACTGTAACATCCACTGTTAATTATATAAGAAGAAATGGACTCACTCACCGTCAGTTCCAAAAGTTTTTGGAAGATCTGGAGGCTGATTATGGTGACGTGGTTTACTACTGTGAAGTGAGGTGGCTGAGTCGGGGTGCCGTTTTAGAACGGTTTTTTGATTTGAGAAAAGAAATTGGAAACTTCATGGAGATGAAAGGAAAGCCAGTGGAAGAGCTTACTAACAAACAGTGGATTATCGATCTTGGTTTTTTAACTGATTTGACTAAGGAACTGAACCAGCTCAACAAACGTTTGCAgggaaaaaataaattgatttgcGACATGTATTCAGATGTCAAGTCATTTGAGATGAAACTGAAACTGTTTATCAAGCATATTGATGAATAA
- the LOC105395523 gene encoding RNA-binding protein 4.1 isoform X2 yields the protein MIPQTKVFIGSLPQGSKPEELRKLFERYGAVTECDIMNRCGFVHMQTEDQAAAAIRALHNTTFNGGVITVERGRIKERGGRGGGGGRGGMRGGMRNGGERRGPGPMRGGPPGAREAPYMRDSRPMGQMRDMRGPPMGGGMGMRNGMGGGAPYDRGMDRQMGGYADERYGGYGGEDRRGFALMERGGRADPYGAPAPMYADERRGYAAAPLDDLPPMYDDRRAAPLYPDERDLMERRAPLRPAPMPMSSGYDRAPRAAPMGNGDMFSRRSPMRGAAAGGYDRDPYAQQYPPMPRDWLPG from the exons ATGATTCCG CAAACAAAAGTGTTCATCGGCAGCCTGCCGCAAGGCTCGAAGCCGGAGGAGCTCCGCAAACTGTTCGAGCGGTACGGAGCCGTCACCGAGTGCGACATCATGAACAGATGCGGCTTCGTGCACATGCAGACCGAGGatcaggcggcggcggccatcCGCGCTCTGCACAACACCACGTTCAACGGCGGCGTCATCACGGTGGAGCGCGGCCGCATCAAGGAGCGCGggggccgcggcggcggcggcgggcgcggcggcatGCGCGGGGGCATGCGCAACggcggcgagcggcgcgggCCCGGGCCCATGCGCGGCGGCCCGCCCGGCGCGCGCGAGGCGCCCTACATGCGGGACTCGCGCCCCATGGGGCAGATGCGGGACATGCGCGGCCCGCCCATGGGCGGCGGCATGGGGATGCGCAACGGCATGGGCGGCGGGGCGCCCTACGACCGCGGCATGGACCGGCAGATGGGCGGCTACGCCGACGAGCGCTACGGCGGCTACGGAGGCGAGGACCGGCGCGGCTTCGCGCTGATGgagcgcggcgggcgcgcggaCCCGTACGGCGCGCCGGCGCCCATGTACGCGGACGAGCGACGCGGCTACGCGGCGGCGCCGCTGGACGACCTGCCGCCGATGTACGAcgaccgccgcgccgcgccgctgtACCCCGACGAGCGCGACCTCATGGAgcgccgcgcgccgctgcGCCCCGCGCCCATGCCCATGTCCTCCGGCTACGaccgcgcgccccgcgccgcgcccatGGGCAACGGAGACATGTTCAGCCGGAGATCACCCAT GCGAGGAGCAGCAGCAGGCGGCTATGATCGCGACCCCTACGCCCAGCAGTACCCGCCCATGCCTCG GGACTGGCTGCCTGGATGA
- the LOC105395523 gene encoding RNA-binding protein 4.1 isoform X1, translated as MIPQTKVFIGSLPQGSKPEELRKLFERYGAVTECDIMNRCGFVHMQTEDQAAAAIRALHNTTFNGGVITVERGRIKERGGRGGGGGRGGMRGGMRNGGERRGPGPMRGGPPGAREAPYMRDSRPMGQMRDMRGPPMGGGMGMRNGMGGGAPYDRGMDRQMGGYADERYGGYGGEDRRGFALMERGGRADPYGAPAPMYADERRGYAAAPLDDLPPMYDDRRAAPLYPDERDLMERRAPLRPAPMPMSSGYDRAPRAAPMGNGDMFSRRSPMRGAAAGGYDRDPYAQQYPPMPRGAGGAARGGRDMGPRRY; from the exons ATGATTCCG CAAACAAAAGTGTTCATCGGCAGCCTGCCGCAAGGCTCGAAGCCGGAGGAGCTCCGCAAACTGTTCGAGCGGTACGGAGCCGTCACCGAGTGCGACATCATGAACAGATGCGGCTTCGTGCACATGCAGACCGAGGatcaggcggcggcggccatcCGCGCTCTGCACAACACCACGTTCAACGGCGGCGTCATCACGGTGGAGCGCGGCCGCATCAAGGAGCGCGggggccgcggcggcggcggcgggcgcggcggcatGCGCGGGGGCATGCGCAACggcggcgagcggcgcgggCCCGGGCCCATGCGCGGCGGCCCGCCCGGCGCGCGCGAGGCGCCCTACATGCGGGACTCGCGCCCCATGGGGCAGATGCGGGACATGCGCGGCCCGCCCATGGGCGGCGGCATGGGGATGCGCAACGGCATGGGCGGCGGGGCGCCCTACGACCGCGGCATGGACCGGCAGATGGGCGGCTACGCCGACGAGCGCTACGGCGGCTACGGAGGCGAGGACCGGCGCGGCTTCGCGCTGATGgagcgcggcgggcgcgcggaCCCGTACGGCGCGCCGGCGCCCATGTACGCGGACGAGCGACGCGGCTACGCGGCGGCGCCGCTGGACGACCTGCCGCCGATGTACGAcgaccgccgcgccgcgccgctgtACCCCGACGAGCGCGACCTCATGGAgcgccgcgcgccgctgcGCCCCGCGCCCATGCCCATGTCCTCCGGCTACGaccgcgcgccccgcgccgcgcccatGGGCAACGGAGACATGTTCAGCCGGAGATCACCCAT GCGAGGAGCAGCAGCAGGCGGCTATGATCGCGACCCCTACGCCCAGCAGTACCCGCCCATGCCTCG cggggcgggcggcgcggcgcgcggggggcgggacATGGGCCCTCGCCGCTACTAG
- the LOC105387355 gene encoding probable ATP-dependent RNA helicase DHX35 produces the protein MFGGERPKFVKPGEDSLYPARNREGAVETLVNPNADTALSGDSDAKTSFVYNRYHHLPLDAQRQRLPVFQHRNHILYLLERYQTLVLVGETGCGKSTQVPQYACEVGHAVCVTQPRAAAALALGSRVAQERGTPLGAQVGCCAAMHALRSPDTRIVFMTEGVLLREMFANPLLMQYSCIILDEVHERSQMTDVLMGLLKKIAKKRKKLKIIISSATMDAEFLKDFFDLKDKSRKDGASTSVIMSMQGRTHPIEVFYSEEPVPDYVKATVDTVIKIHENEPFGDILAFLTSQEEILTALEILETYAEDNKEKNKYRNTYASGIKAAEMSVLPMYGSLPLYRQIKVFQMAEKNVRKVILATNIAETSVTISGINYVIDCGFHKLPYYDPAIGVECLTVCPVSKNNAIQRAGRAGRNNKGSCYRLYTEEEFDRLPPCVPPEVARSDLSAVLLQLKALGINNLLRFTFPTAPPAKTLLAGLETLIALNAIDKDGSLTEELGVHMAELPMRPMLAKILCSSGEYGCIDEALTIISMLQVDNVFVKGHNGKMNMAAKVCRRNNFEVAEGDILMYLNIFDSYLRLKSSIKDEKRSRKACKDWCSKMFLNHRVLEKASEIRSSLEKLIKNKFLIENKHFEGPDLGTAKCERIMKCVLSGLFPQAAYLSIDGSYRSMRGAALHISTDSCLYTLQQPKWVVFASVQTTGDKTCMRDLMVIKKNWLLEVAPHYYRET, from the coding sequence ATGTTTGGAGGGGAGCGGCCAAAGTTTGTGAAACCCGGAGAAGACTCCCTGTACCCCGCCAGGAACCGGGAGGGCGCTGTGGAGACGCTCGTGAACCCCAACGCCGACACCGCTTTGAGCGGCGACTCCGACGCCAAGACAAGCTTCGTGTACAACCGCTACCACCACCTCCCCCTCGACGCCCAGCGACAGCGGCTGCCCGTGTTCCAGCACAGGAACCACATCTTGTACCTGCTGGAGAGATACCAGACGCTGGTGCTGGTCGGGGAGACGGGGTGCGGCAAGTCCACGCAGGTGCCGCAGTACGCGTGCGAGGTGGGGCACGCCGTGTGCGTGACGcagccgcgcgccgccgccgcgctggcGCTGGGCTCGCGCGTGGCGCAGGAGCGCGGGACGCCGCTCGGCGCGCAGGTCGGCTGCTGCGCCGCCATGCACGCGCTGCGCTCCCCCGACACACGCATCGTCTTCATGACGGAAGGAGTCCTGCTGCGGGAGATGTTCGCCAACCCGCTCCTCATGCAGTACTCCTGCATCATCCTCGATGAAGTGCATGAGAGGTCTCAAATGACAGATGTTCTTATGGGACTACTTAAGAAAATTGCTAAAAAGAGAAAGAAGTTAAAGATTATCATCTCCTCTGCAACCATGGATGCTGAGTTCTTGAAAGACTTCTTTGACTTGAAAGACAAGAGCAGAAAAGATGGAGCGAGCACCTCAGTTATTATGTCAATGCAAGGACGAACACATCCAATTGAAGTGTTTTATTCTGAGGAGCCTGTGCCTGATTATGTGAAGGCCACAGTTGACACAGTTATAAAGATACATGAAAATGAACCATTTGGAGATATTCTTGCTTTTCTGACATCACAGGAAGAAATTCTGACAGCTTTAGAAATATTGGAAACTTATGCTGAAGATAATAAGGAAAAGAATAAATACCGCAACACCTATGCAAGCGGAATCAAGGCTGCTGAAATGTCTGTTTTACCCATGTACGGCAGTTTACCCTTGTACAgacagataaaagtttttcaaatGGCAGAAAAGAATGTAAGAAAAGTTATTTTAGCTACAAACATAGCAGAAACAAGTGTGACTATATCTggaattaattatgttattgaTTGTGGCTTCCACAAGTTGCCATATTATGATCCAGCCATTGGAGTGGAATGTTTGACTGTTTGTCCTGTGTCAAAGAACAATGCTATCCAGAGAGCTGGCCGTGCAGGCCGGAACAACAAGGGCAGTTGCTACCGGCTGTACACTGAAGAGGAGTTTGACCGGTTGCCACCATGTGTTCCTCCAGAAGTTGCCAGAAGTGATCTTTCAGCAGTTCTTCTACAATTGAAGGCATTAGGAATAAACAATTTACTCAGATTCACATTCCCCACTGCACCTCCAGCCAAGACCTTGCTGGCCGGGTTAGAAACCTTGATTGCTCTAAATGCTATAGACAAAGATGGCAGTCTGACTGAAGAGCTTGGCGTGCACATGGCGGAGCTGCCCATGAGGCCCATGCTGGCCAAGATCCTGTGCAGCAGCGGGGAGTATGGCTGCATAGATGAAGCACTCACCATAATATCCATGCTACAAGTTGACAATGTATTTGTTAAAGGTCACAATGGCAAAATGAATATGGCAGCAAAAGTGTGCAGAAGAAATAACTTTGAAGTGGCTGAAGGTGACATACTGATGTATTTAAACATCTTTGATTCCTATCTGAGGCTCAAATCCTCGATAAAAGATGAGAAAAGAAGTAGAAAAGCCTGCAAAGACTGGTGCAGCAAGATGTTCCTCAACCATAGAGTGCTGGAAAAGGCTTCCGAAATAAGAAGCAGTTTAGAAAAGTTGatcaaaaataagtttttaattgaaaataagCATTTTGAGGGCCCTGATTTGGGGACAGCTAAGTGTGAGAGGATAATGAAGTGTGTGCTGTCGGGGTTGTTTCCTCAAGCGGCGTATCTGTCCATCGACGGCAGCTACCGGTCCatgcgcggcgcggcgctgcaCATCAGTACTGACAGCTGTCTGTACACTCTACAGCAACCCAAATGGGTGGTCTTTGCAAGTGTGCAGACCACTGGTGATAAGACTTGCATGAGAGATCTAAtggttattaaaaaaaattggctATTAGAGGTTGCACCTCATTATTATAGGGAAACTTAG